In Flavobacterium endoglycinae, one DNA window encodes the following:
- a CDS encoding SusC/RagA family TonB-linked outer membrane protein, producing the protein MKTKFTQILKKRYCLLFFFSLLLQQTYAQQITITGKVASATGEPIPFANVLVKDTKTGAVTDFDGRYKITAGANQTLVFSSQGFKTTEIAINNKTTVDAVLAEDAMKLDEIVVVGYGSQQKKDLTGAVSLVKAEEIQKRQVTTVADGLQGLVTGVKVRGGGRPGQEASVEIRGLKNLQNTNPLYVIDGIVTSGNRDFNPNDIESIQVLKDASAAAIYGSRAANGVIIITTKKGKKGPLKIEVSAKSSFTVMPRYDLMGTEEFAKYNNMAYDNAGLPRQNLNMAVDTDWQDAVFKTGMMQDYNASFSGGSENSSFFMSGNYFGNEGTVVGTDFDRISFRVNSSGTKGIFSIGENLAISNAKTDEMSGAPIIDVYRMTPTIPLYDPSNPGGYGYGKQGVADTFGTNPLALADFSNTINQNFRIRGNIWSELKFAPWLKYRFNFGYETSFDSYKYMRKVGNWTLNQPIDPSITNQNKARSETMLFENTLTFKKEFGKHDVTVLVGQTFQKDKYDIIYGEKRNLPINSGTGQYYEVLNQGNSPVVGGYINEAALASYLGRIEYNYDNRYLFNAVLRRDGSSRFSDANKWGNFPSLSAGWRVSNESFFKSQFIKDLKLRASYGELGSGNIGNYEYKSFVNNFGQIVLGKDQTLYPSAAQVKLSNEQLRWEKLKQTNFGLDLGVLNNDLRLTADYFIARTEDVLFGFPILLTTGNDGGNPISNAATVENKGFEIELAYSKKINDFSFNASVNFTKINNKLVSLGNGQNENISGNTITRAGMPVGMWYVLQTDGLFQNQQEINNYKNAEGKVIMPNAVPGDIRFKDVNGDGQITSADKDIVGSPWPEFEMGFNAGAEYKGFDFSMNWIASHGATVYNGFRSVVDRFDDNSNYRRGIQPWTPENPNTDFPRVTKGSTLNSRGDSDRFLENGDFIRLKYIGFGYNLPETVLKNSGISRVRLSLSAQNIITITKYKGLDPEFTNSNIFERGFDNGAFPNLKTYSFGVDFSF; encoded by the coding sequence ATGAAAACAAAGTTCACTCAAATTTTAAAGAAGAGATATTGCCTCTTGTTTTTCTTTAGTTTATTACTACAACAAACGTACGCACAGCAAATAACCATAACGGGAAAAGTGGCTTCTGCAACAGGAGAACCAATTCCGTTTGCCAATGTACTTGTTAAAGACACTAAAACAGGTGCCGTTACCGATTTTGACGGAAGATATAAAATTACAGCAGGAGCCAATCAAACGCTGGTTTTTAGCTCACAGGGATTTAAAACTACAGAAATTGCGATTAACAATAAAACAACTGTAGATGCCGTATTGGCCGAAGACGCTATGAAACTAGATGAGATAGTGGTAGTAGGTTACGGTTCTCAACAGAAAAAAGACCTTACAGGTGCGGTTTCTTTAGTAAAAGCCGAAGAAATCCAAAAACGTCAGGTTACAACAGTGGCCGACGGACTTCAGGGTTTGGTTACCGGAGTTAAAGTTCGAGGCGGTGGACGCCCTGGACAAGAAGCGAGTGTTGAAATCCGCGGACTTAAAAATCTTCAAAATACAAATCCATTATATGTTATTGATGGTATTGTGACTAGTGGGAATAGAGATTTTAACCCAAATGATATCGAAAGCATTCAGGTTTTAAAAGATGCCTCTGCAGCGGCAATTTATGGTTCCAGAGCAGCAAATGGTGTCATCATCATTACGACTAAAAAAGGTAAAAAAGGACCGCTTAAGATAGAAGTTTCTGCAAAAAGCAGTTTTACAGTTATGCCTCGTTACGATTTAATGGGAACTGAAGAGTTTGCAAAATACAACAACATGGCGTATGATAATGCAGGACTTCCAAGACAAAACCTAAATATGGCTGTCGATACAGACTGGCAGGATGCGGTTTTTAAAACTGGAATGATGCAGGATTATAATGCGAGTTTTTCTGGAGGAAGTGAAAATTCATCCTTTTTCATGTCTGGAAATTATTTTGGAAATGAAGGAACCGTGGTAGGAACAGATTTCGACAGAATTTCATTTCGTGTAAATTCAAGCGGTACAAAAGGAATTTTCAGCATTGGAGAAAACTTAGCAATTAGTAATGCAAAAACAGATGAAATGTCTGGAGCGCCAATTATTGATGTGTACAGAATGACACCAACCATTCCGCTTTACGATCCGTCTAATCCAGGTGGATATGGTTACGGAAAACAAGGTGTTGCCGATACATTTGGTACCAATCCTCTGGCACTTGCTGATTTTTCAAATACAATCAATCAAAATTTCAGAATTAGAGGAAATATCTGGTCTGAATTAAAATTTGCTCCATGGTTAAAATACCGTTTCAACTTTGGATATGAAACTAGTTTTGATTCGTATAAATACATGAGAAAAGTGGGTAACTGGACATTAAACCAGCCTATAGATCCATCTATTACCAATCAAAACAAAGCAAGATCTGAAACAATGTTATTTGAAAATACATTGACTTTCAAAAAAGAATTTGGAAAACATGATGTTACGGTTTTAGTAGGTCAGACTTTCCAAAAAGATAAATATGACATTATTTACGGAGAAAAGAGAAATCTTCCAATCAATTCAGGAACAGGGCAATATTATGAGGTTTTAAACCAAGGAAATTCGCCGGTTGTTGGAGGTTATATTAACGAAGCGGCACTTGCTTCTTATTTAGGAAGAATAGAATACAATTATGATAACCGTTATTTGTTTAATGCTGTTTTAAGACGCGATGGTTCATCAAGATTCAGTGATGCAAACAAATGGGGGAATTTCCCTTCTCTTTCTGCAGGATGGAGAGTAAGCAACGAATCGTTCTTTAAATCTCAGTTTATTAAAGATTTAAAATTAAGAGCAAGTTATGGTGAATTAGGTTCTGGTAATATTGGAAATTACGAATACAAAAGCTTTGTTAACAATTTCGGACAAATTGTATTAGGTAAAGACCAAACGTTATATCCTTCTGCAGCTCAGGTAAAATTATCAAATGAGCAATTGCGTTGGGAGAAATTGAAACAAACCAACTTTGGTTTAGATCTTGGCGTTTTAAATAATGATCTTCGTCTTACTGCCGATTATTTTATCGCTCGTACAGAAGATGTATTATTTGGTTTCCCAATTTTATTAACGACTGGAAACGATGGAGGAAATCCAATTTCGAATGCGGCAACAGTTGAAAATAAAGGTTTTGAAATTGAATTGGCTTATAGCAAAAAAATCAATGATTTCTCATTTAATGCTTCTGTAAACTTTACAAAAATTAACAACAAACTCGTTTCATTAGGTAACGGACAAAATGAAAATATTTCAGGAAATACCATTACTAGAGCAGGAATGCCAGTAGGAATGTGGTATGTGTTGCAAACTGATGGATTGTTCCAAAACCAGCAAGAAATCAACAACTACAAAAATGCAGAAGGAAAGGTAATTATGCCAAATGCTGTACCGGGTGATATTCGTTTTAAAGATGTTAACGGCGACGGACAAATTACAAGTGCTGATAAAGATATTGTAGGAAGTCCTTGGCCTGAATTTGAAATGGGATTCAACGCAGGAGCAGAATACAAAGGTTTTGATTTTTCTATGAACTGGATTGCTTCTCATGGAGCTACTGTTTATAACGGATTTAGAAGTGTTGTGGATCGTTTTGATGACAACAGTAACTACAGAAGAGGGATTCAGCCTTGGACACCAGAAAATCCAAATACTGATTTTCCTAGAGTTACAAAAGGTTCTACTTTAAATTCAAGAGGAGACAGCGACCGTTTCTTAGAAAATGGAGATTTCATTAGACTTAAATACATTGGATTTGGATATAACTTACCAGAAACAGTGTTGAAAAACTCAGGTATTTCGAGAGTAAGATTAAGCCTTTCAGCACAAAATATTATTACGATCACGAAATATAAAGGTTTAGATCCTGAATTTACAAACAGTAATATTTTTGAAAGAGGCTTTGATAATGGTGCCTTCCCAAATCTTAAGACCTATTCTTTTGGTGTTGACTTTAGCTTTTAA
- a CDS encoding hybrid sensor histidine kinase/response regulator, translating to MRKFFLLLVLFIFSQNFIHAQEYYFKHFQVEEGLSNNTVLTSLQDEDGFMWFGTKDGLNRFDGYRFKTYRSNLDPIHSLGSNYIQSLHEYKGIIWVGTDKGLYQYNKKNDQFTVLNEAINDRINDINHDRHGNIWFVSGNILYKYSTIKKETKTFNPNKYFIATSISRDANGEIWASSLNKIYRYSEESLSFENIPITPPANSSNFRITTIYALDKNNIVIGTQDDGVLIYNIQKKTTSNLEFSSKKPVYVRQFKKKDNCELWIASESGIYVCNLITKTTVNLRKNYNDPYAISDNAAYCITIDKENGIWVGTYFGGINYHQKQYTQFKKYFPQKGQNSISGSAVREIHKDDYGDLWIGTEDAGLNRFNPKTQTFTSYLPNGSPNSVSYYNIHALMPRKDKIWIGTFEHGMDVLDRNSGNVIKHYSANNPATGLHSNFIFSFYETKKDELIVITTMGLYRYNEQKDTFDILKTFPETTHYTTYKEDSDGNLWAGSYRDGLFYYNPKSGKREVFIYDYKNTKGISNNSINYIFEDSSKNLWFATENGLNLFDKKTRTFKKFTTKNGLPSNVVYSILEDNNKNLWLTTSKGLVQFSLNHKGVKIYTTANGLLSDQFNYASAFKDTNGDMYFGNLNGMISFNPKNFTKNKYTPSIFITNLQINNKDIDVNETDSPLTNSISHIDELQLDNNQASFNLEFASLNYTAPELTEYWYQLENVNNDWVYLERNNKVFFTELAPGDYVFKVKSLNSFGVWSKEVKLKIRILPPFWASNYAYFFYFLLICGSLYYVIRYSNNLTEIKNNRKIKHLNDEKEKEIYQAKIDFFTNVAHEIRTPLTLIKGPLEKLLVMEHQSVEVPQNLSIMKKNTSRLLKLVNELLDFRKSEIGGLKLTFVEANISSMVRNLHLRFSQLIEERGIEFELELGDKDIFAFVDKEAFKKILSNLMNNAIKYSKDKVSITLFRDEKKLTLTVKNDGNLIPFQLKDKIFEPFFRVDNSDTASGTGIGLSLAHSLAQLHNGNLQLVPDVQLNIFELIVPLRQEEEFMFYNEPEIEEMETETIVEVENKYEKTQILVVEDNEDLLHFITTELSSHYTIFKADNGENALKIIHNENIQLVISDVSMPVMDGITLCKEIKTNLETSHIPVILLTAKNSLKSQIDGLEVGADAYIAKPFSMDYLKVQAHNLIENRKQIMNYYASSPLSHIKSIAHNKTDEKFLKKLDEEILKNITDPDLSVESLAEIMNMSRSTLYRKIKDISNLSPNELINIVRLKRAAELLLTENYKMYEIAEMVGYKSQTSFGRNFQKHFTMSPSDYIAMNR from the coding sequence ATGCGTAAATTCTTTCTTTTATTAGTTTTATTCATTTTTTCGCAAAATTTTATTCATGCGCAGGAATATTATTTTAAACATTTTCAGGTGGAAGAAGGACTTTCTAACAATACCGTTTTGACTTCTTTACAAGATGAAGATGGTTTTATGTGGTTTGGAACCAAAGACGGTTTAAACCGATTTGACGGTTATCGTTTTAAAACCTACCGAAGCAATCTCGATCCTATTCATAGTTTAGGAAGTAATTATATTCAGTCACTGCATGAATATAAAGGCATCATTTGGGTGGGAACCGATAAAGGTTTGTATCAATACAATAAAAAAAATGATCAGTTTACGGTTTTAAATGAAGCCATAAATGATCGTATTAACGACATTAATCATGATAGACACGGAAATATCTGGTTTGTATCAGGAAACATTCTTTATAAATATTCGACCATTAAAAAGGAAACCAAGACTTTTAACCCCAACAAATATTTTATTGCTACTTCGATTTCACGCGATGCCAACGGCGAAATCTGGGCTTCTTCTTTAAATAAAATATATCGTTATTCTGAAGAAAGTCTTTCGTTTGAAAATATTCCGATTACACCTCCAGCCAATTCTTCCAATTTTAGAATTACCACAATTTATGCTTTGGACAAAAATAATATCGTGATTGGAACGCAGGACGATGGCGTTTTGATTTATAACATTCAAAAGAAAACCACTTCGAATCTAGAATTTTCATCAAAAAAACCAGTTTATGTGCGTCAGTTCAAAAAGAAAGACAATTGTGAACTTTGGATTGCCAGCGAATCTGGAATTTACGTTTGCAACCTGATTACCAAAACGACGGTAAATCTTAGAAAAAATTACAACGATCCGTATGCGATTTCAGATAATGCGGCTTACTGCATTACTATTGATAAAGAAAACGGAATCTGGGTAGGAACTTATTTTGGCGGTATTAATTACCATCAAAAACAATATACACAGTTTAAAAAATATTTTCCGCAGAAAGGTCAAAACTCCATCAGCGGAAGCGCCGTAAGAGAAATTCACAAAGACGATTATGGCGATTTATGGATTGGTACCGAAGATGCAGGTTTAAACCGATTCAACCCAAAAACGCAGACTTTTACTTCGTATCTGCCAAACGGAAGTCCAAACAGCGTTTCGTACTATAATATTCACGCTTTAATGCCTAGAAAAGACAAAATCTGGATTGGAACTTTTGAACATGGCATGGATGTTTTAGACCGAAATTCGGGAAATGTCATTAAACATTACAGCGCCAATAATCCAGCAACCGGACTGCACAGCAATTTTATTTTTTCTTTTTATGAAACTAAAAAAGACGAATTAATTGTTATAACCACAATGGGATTGTATCGCTACAACGAACAGAAAGATACATTTGATATTTTGAAAACTTTCCCAGAAACCACTCATTATACAACCTATAAAGAAGACAGCGACGGAAATCTGTGGGCAGGAAGTTACCGCGATGGTTTGTTTTATTACAATCCAAAATCAGGAAAAAGAGAAGTTTTTATTTATGATTATAAAAACACAAAAGGCATCAGCAACAATTCGATCAATTATATTTTTGAAGACAGTTCGAAAAATCTTTGGTTTGCCACCGAAAACGGACTGAATTTATTTGATAAAAAAACAAGAACGTTTAAAAAATTCACCACCAAAAACGGACTTCCTAGCAATGTGGTCTATTCGATTTTAGAAGATAACAATAAGAATTTATGGCTTACGACTTCAAAAGGTCTTGTACAGTTTAGTCTGAATCATAAAGGTGTAAAAATCTACACAACGGCAAATGGTTTATTGAGCGATCAGTTTAATTATGCATCGGCTTTTAAAGATACAAACGGCGATATGTATTTTGGAAACTTAAACGGAATGATCAGCTTCAATCCGAAGAATTTCACCAAAAACAAATACACGCCTTCGATTTTTATTACCAATCTTCAGATTAATAATAAAGATATTGATGTTAACGAAACCGATTCTCCGCTTACAAATTCGATTTCGCATATTGACGAATTGCAACTCGATAACAATCAAGCATCATTTAATCTCGAATTTGCCTCTTTAAATTATACCGCTCCAGAACTAACCGAATATTGGTATCAGCTTGAAAATGTAAACAACGACTGGGTTTATCTCGAAAGAAACAACAAAGTCTTTTTTACCGAATTAGCGCCAGGCGATTATGTTTTTAAAGTAAAATCGCTGAATAGTTTTGGCGTTTGGAGTAAAGAAGTGAAACTTAAAATCAGAATTCTGCCTCCGTTCTGGGCGAGTAATTATGCGTATTTTTTCTATTTTCTGCTCATTTGCGGTTCATTATATTATGTTATTCGTTATTCTAATAATCTGACTGAAATTAAAAATAACCGTAAAATAAAACATCTAAATGACGAAAAAGAAAAAGAAATCTATCAAGCCAAAATTGACTTTTTTACCAATGTAGCGCACGAAATTAGAACACCGCTTACGCTTATAAAAGGTCCTTTGGAAAAACTTCTAGTAATGGAACATCAATCCGTTGAAGTGCCGCAGAATCTTTCGATCATGAAGAAAAATACTTCACGATTGCTAAAACTGGTAAACGAATTATTGGATTTCCGTAAATCCGAAATCGGCGGCTTGAAACTTACTTTCGTAGAAGCCAATATTTCGTCAATGGTTCGGAATTTACATTTGCGTTTCAGCCAATTAATTGAAGAGCGCGGGATTGAGTTTGAACTTGAACTGGGCGATAAAGACATTTTTGCTTTTGTGGATAAAGAAGCGTTCAAAAAAATTCTGAGCAATTTGATGAACAACGCCATTAAATATTCAAAAGATAAAGTTTCGATTACGCTTTTTAGAGATGAAAAGAAACTGACTTTAACTGTAAAAAATGATGGGAATTTGATTCCGTTTCAATTAAAAGATAAAATTTTCGAACCGTTTTTCAGGGTCGATAATTCTGATACCGCTTCGGGAACGGGAATTGGACTTTCTCTGGCACATTCTCTGGCACAACTGCACAACGGAAATCTGCAATTGGTTCCAGATGTACAACTGAATATTTTTGAACTTATAGTACCGCTTCGTCAGGAAGAAGAATTTATGTTTTATAATGAACCTGAAATCGAAGAAATGGAAACCGAAACTATTGTTGAGGTTGAAAACAAATACGAAAAAACACAAATTCTTGTCGTAGAAGACAATGAAGATTTACTGCATTTTATTACAACCGAACTTTCTTCGCATTACACTATTTTCAAAGCTGATAATGGCGAAAATGCATTGAAAATCATTCATAACGAAAACATTCAGCTCGTTATCAGCGATGTTTCGATGCCGGTTATGGATGGAATCACGTTGTGTAAAGAAATCAAAACGAATCTAGAAACGAGTCATATTCCCGTGATTTTGCTTACTGCGAAAAACTCACTGAAATCACAAATTGATGGTTTGGAAGTGGGTGCCGATGCCTATATCGCCAAACCTTTCTCAATGGATTATTTAAAAGTTCAAGCGCATAATTTGATCGAAAACCGAAAACAGATTATGAATTATTATGCAAGTTCTCCGCTTTCGCACATTAAAAGCATTGCGCACAATAAAACCGACGAAAAGTTTTTGAAAAAACTCGATGAAGAAATCCTAAAAAACATAACCGATCCCGATTTGAGCGTAGAATCTTTAGCCGAAATCATGAATATGAGCCGTTCAACTCTGTACCGAAAAATTAAAGACATTTCGAATCTAAGTCCGAATGAGCTGATCAATATTGTGCGTTTAAAACGCGCTGCCGAACTGCTTTTAACCGAAAATTACAAAATGTACGAAATCGCCGAAATGGTAGGTTACAAATCGCAAACCAGTTTCGGACGTAATTTCCAGAAGCATTTTACAATGTCGCCTTCGGATTATATTGCTATGAATAGGTAG
- a CDS encoding class I SAM-dependent methyltransferase, which yields MTDKSQLLSSIFKHLDGLVTAPVAIALQNKAVLKFILKQKQIKLSELTAIFNANEGYLNIGLRVLASQGFLEYEVDNKTQEITISVNEKTEIAFSLFPLYEDVVALLQLSIQFHPRLFEDTPFEKLNVIFEKYKTKYGIKPSADPLTNSIQEQILKHIEGYLIGPTIVRLAMNGMFHKYFMETSFRPEEFHKSPENFKKILDFFVHLGWFLEKNGNYQFTEAGLFFAKRASAYGVTVSYLPTFAKTEELIFGNPDVLRTAEGENEIHVDREMNVWGSGGAHDTYFKVVDEILIKLFNLPIEEQPKGILDMGCGNGAFLQHIFEVIDRQTLRGKMLDEYPLFLVGADYNQTALKVTRANLIKADIWAKVIWGDIGRPDLLANDLKENYNIDLKDLLNVRTFLDHNRIWQEPKQIHENRVSTSTGAFAYRGKRISNNLVEDNLLEHLQKWSPYVHKFGLLLIELHTINPKLTANNLGRTPATAYDATHGFSDQYIVEIDVFNAIAAEAGLFPDQSIFKRFPDADTASVSINLLKGK from the coding sequence ATGACCGATAAATCACAACTTTTAAGTTCCATTTTCAAACATCTAGATGGTTTAGTTACTGCTCCAGTGGCAATAGCACTCCAAAACAAAGCTGTTTTAAAATTTATTTTAAAACAGAAACAGATAAAATTATCTGAACTTACAGCGATTTTTAATGCCAATGAAGGCTATCTAAATATTGGTTTAAGAGTTTTGGCTTCGCAGGGATTTCTGGAATATGAAGTTGATAATAAAACTCAGGAAATTACGATTTCGGTAAATGAAAAAACGGAAATTGCTTTTTCACTTTTTCCTTTATATGAAGATGTTGTGGCGCTGCTTCAATTGTCGATTCAGTTTCATCCGCGTTTGTTTGAAGATACACCGTTTGAAAAACTCAATGTTATTTTCGAAAAATATAAAACAAAATACGGAATTAAACCTTCTGCCGATCCTTTAACAAACAGCATACAGGAGCAGATTTTAAAACATATCGAAGGTTATTTAATTGGTCCCACAATCGTACGGCTGGCCATGAACGGAATGTTTCATAAATATTTTATGGAAACATCTTTCAGACCCGAAGAGTTTCATAAATCACCAGAAAATTTTAAAAAGATATTAGACTTTTTTGTGCATTTGGGTTGGTTTCTCGAAAAAAACGGTAATTATCAATTTACAGAAGCAGGTTTATTTTTCGCCAAAAGAGCCAGCGCTTACGGCGTTACAGTTTCTTATCTGCCCACATTCGCCAAAACCGAAGAACTCATTTTTGGAAATCCAGATGTTTTAAGAACCGCTGAAGGTGAAAACGAAATCCACGTCGATCGTGAAATGAATGTTTGGGGAAGCGGCGGTGCTCATGATACGTATTTTAAAGTGGTTGACGAAATTCTGATCAAACTTTTTAATCTTCCTATTGAAGAACAGCCCAAAGGAATTCTCGATATGGGCTGCGGAAATGGCGCTTTCCTGCAGCATATTTTTGAAGTCATCGACAGGCAGACTTTGAGAGGAAAAATGCTCGATGAATATCCGTTATTTTTAGTTGGTGCCGATTATAATCAAACGGCTTTAAAAGTAACGAGAGCCAATCTTATAAAAGCTGATATTTGGGCAAAAGTAATCTGGGGCGATATTGGCCGTCCTGATTTACTGGCAAATGATCTCAAGGAGAATTATAATATCGATTTAAAAGACCTTTTGAACGTAAGAACTTTTCTAGATCATAACAGAATCTGGCAGGAACCTAAACAGATCCATGAAAACAGAGTCAGCACTTCGACAGGTGCATTTGCTTACAGAGGAAAGAGAATCAGTAACAATTTGGTTGAGGACAATCTTTTGGAACATTTACAAAAATGGTCGCCATATGTGCATAAATTTGGTCTGCTTTTGATTGAACTTCATACCATAAATCCAAAACTGACTGCCAATAATTTAGGCCGAACTCCCGCAACAGCTTATGATGCTACTCACGGATTTTCTGACCAATATATTGTTGAAATCGACGTTTTTAATGCAATTGCAGCAGAAGCAGGTTTGTTTCCAGATCAATCAATTTTTAAGCGATTCCCAGATGCTGATACGGCTTCAGTGAGTATTAATTTATTGAAAGGGAAATGA
- a CDS encoding suppressor of fused domain protein — protein sequence MKNQESTMYVEQLKDHYENYFGISGQPLILEKGPREKLHPDFFVLEFKPNDRHDFWVYCSVGMSLEREDDNLIELFVFSPQQDSSLVELITVCASYHRNLRPLNIHHTMNIGKPWLGNSKCDHCFISLPYLDGEEMELFSFNRQIFHCYWLIPITEKERDYKIEEGCEALEQLFEDKQLDYLNPERECLLTE from the coding sequence ATGAAGAATCAAGAATCGACAATGTATGTTGAGCAGTTAAAAGATCATTATGAAAATTATTTTGGTATTTCAGGGCAACCATTAATTTTAGAAAAAGGACCAAGAGAAAAATTGCATCCTGACTTTTTTGTTTTGGAGTTTAAACCGAATGACCGTCACGATTTTTGGGTTTATTGCTCAGTTGGAATGTCACTAGAAAGAGAAGATGATAATTTAATAGAACTATTTGTATTTTCACCTCAACAGGATTCTTCTTTGGTTGAGTTAATCACTGTTTGTGCATCATATCACCGAAATTTAAGACCATTAAACATACACCACACCATGAATATTGGGAAACCATGGCTGGGTAATTCTAAGTGTGATCATTGTTTTATTTCACTGCCTTACCTTGATGGTGAGGAAATGGAATTATTTAGTTTCAACCGGCAAATATTTCACTGTTATTGGCTGATTCCTATTACTGAAAAAGAAAGAGATTATAAAATCGAAGAAGGTTGTGAAGCCTTAGAACAACTTTTTGAAGACAAACAACTCGATTATTTAAATCCAGAAAGAGAATGTTTACTAACAGAATAA
- a CDS encoding DapH/DapD/GlmU-related protein: MIKTIDFIENFDFYFPDYVSNTEPWDIVNDLDTILLQKIKQLSSDYTIEGNIAIHKNAIIEQGVTLKGTVIISEDVYIGAHAYLRGPILLGKSVKIGPGSEIKQSFISDNSAVAHFNYIGNSLIGQNINFEAGSICANHYNERKIKNISVIYKDKIINTHSDKFGSLLGDNSRVGANAVLSPGTILEKNTIVKRLQLIEQLAGE; encoded by the coding sequence TTATAGAGAATTTTGACTTTTACTTTCCAGATTATGTTTCGAATACAGAACCTTGGGATATTGTTAACGATCTCGATACTATTCTTTTACAGAAAATAAAACAACTTTCATCTGATTATACAATTGAAGGAAATATTGCCATTCATAAAAATGCGATTATCGAACAAGGCGTCACTTTGAAAGGAACAGTTATTATTTCTGAAGACGTTTACATTGGCGCACATGCTTATTTACGCGGACCAATTCTGTTGGGAAAATCAGTAAAAATTGGTCCAGGGTCCGAAATTAAGCAGTCATTTATTTCGGATAATTCGGCAGTGGCGCATTTTAATTATATCGGAAACAGCTTGATTGGACAAAATATTAATTTTGAAGCCGGTTCGATCTGCGCCAATCATTACAACGAACGAAAAATTAAAAACATATCCGTTATTTACAAAGACAAGATCATCAATACGCATTCTGATAAATTTGGTTCGCTATTGGGAGATAATTCGAGAGTAGGAGCGAACGCTGTTTTATCGCCGGGAACTATTTTAGAGAAAAACACTATTGTAAAACGATTACAGCTGATTGAGCAATTAGCTGGAGAATAA